A genome region from Nicotiana tabacum cultivar K326 chromosome 13, ASM71507v2, whole genome shotgun sequence includes the following:
- the LOC107817974 gene encoding ATP synthase subunit delta', mitochondrial-like — protein MLRHGSRFLSRATTMKWRRPFSIGLPAEAPVDSNFLEAWRKAIPNVEPPKTPSAFMATRPATPSSIPSKLTVNFVLPYSSELSGKEVDMVIIPATTGQMGVLPGHVATIAELKPGVLSVHEGNDISKYFVSGGFAFVHANSFADIIAIEAVPLDRIDSNLVQKGLTEFTQKLSTASTDVEKAEAQIGVDVHSALNAALTG, from the exons ATGCTTCGACACGGTTCACGATTCCTATCTCGGGCCACCACGATGAAGTGGCGCCGCCCATTTTCGATCGGCCTGCCGGCGGAAGCCCCTGTAGATTCCAACTTCCTGGAGGCATGGAGGAAAGCAATTCCCAACGTGGAACCACCAAAGACTCCATCTGCGTTCATGGCCACTAGGCCCGCAACTCCATCATCCATTCCCTCAAAGCTTACAGTCAACTTCGTCCTTCCTTACTCTTCTGAACTCTCCGGTAAAGAG GTTGACATGGTTATAATCCCCGCAACTACGGGACAGATGGGTGTCTTGCCTGGGCATGTGGCAACAATTGCTGAGCTGAAGCCTGGTGTCTTATCAGTTCATGAAGGCAACGACATCTCCAAGTACTTTGTGAGTGGTGGGTTTGCATTTGTTCATGCAAATTCTTTTGCAGATATAATTGCTATTGAAGCTGTACCACTTGACCGCATCGATTCCAATTTGGTTCAAAAGGGCCTGACTGAGTTTACACAAAAGTTAAGTACAGCATCAACTGATGTAGAGAAAGCTGAAGCCCAGATAGGCGTTGATGTACATAGTGCGCTTAATGCTGCACTTACTGGTTAA
- the LOC107817973 gene encoding uncharacterized protein LOC107817973 isoform X2: MEGGVDADVLLEYVEFQIFPSRGRYEAHMCYGKKVEAASSGLLEQLVLHSPKIKSLYYKGSDSSFKFKPLGNLSDAKWFTNSTLIRFLRIINSLDIIDVAKAMVNEISQLEDARKFHVSLYSKGHEDHVGSRETGSSYSNSAASTVDADDHPSSSDASKNELLRAMDLRLAALTGELAAVFDKAVGTKCSFEDITNIEKFSYYFGAVDLRYCLQKIVALQQENVTGAFPAKEPSLSNNDVRTEKIGPEGRNCKTSRASQSDTAVKYRASPAKAAQLERQISSASEESSSTSEEEQPAVARSRTLMRSASPRRSASPMRRVQIGRSGSRRSTALTIKSLNFFPARERSFSHKDESASDNDDGEECEKTSKKSENNVQRISVQDAINLFESKQRGQTVDFQKTKPLLNVSVANKAVLRRWSSGVCERANPVNVASRDPAASLASNKLEDHEIESASEMNPESHPTPESYDAEAADNDCKPNLPQERASSPEEKRKESLPNQYEETSEKLNASVEWTRKKEAELNQLLMKMMETKPTKYQNLAPSDSKLQRLSNECRGGFYDHYKEKRDEKLRGETTRKQGEKEKQIKALQQKLDERKAEMVSRNASSDNKKSSIKRTQKAVKNLFESANPRSGTPKPAVVKKVPLKPSTLPATRKSWSSAPSPRAAGISPAIPAGPTPTRRISQPVPTATKVEILQRKTGRATQHDTKKSVKGVSEKKLETVTKTSKPRRSKVQPASEDSAFSVKPKLSKVTKRSSVVPLESKEPKPFLRKGSGIGSGLSPVRKVKVSSQPEECVADTVDLVQMEEEEMASVSFDPVNQLQDRGLEDLEVHEDKDSETQSKNPQICENTERFDKVTPNDTDDFGQIEDSTTKTKVEGEPNISPSAWVEIEEHEDQSIPSNGDFCNNESLDDVAPVRVSSPRVRHSLSQMLLEDNSETDVIDWGNAENPPTMVYQKDAPKGLKRLLKFTRKSKNDANSTGFSSLSIFSEGEDDLEDSKILTKRSSDNLLKKATLHAKNVGRQKSSSSEVYELSAPNGIGRFSAQKLQESHISVSVTTTKATRSFFSLSAFKGSKQNDAKLR, from the exons ATGGAGGGAGGTGTAGATGCTGATGTTTTGCTTGAGTAtgttgaatttcagatttttccaAGCCGGGGCAG GTATGAGGCACATATGTGCTATGGCAAAAAGGTAGAGGCAGCATCCTCTGGGCTTCTGGAGCAATTAGTGCTGCATTCTCCCAAAATCAAATCTTTGTACTACAAAGGATCAGATTCCAGTTTCAAATTTAAACCTCTGGGAAATCTTAGCGATGCTAAATGGTTTACGAATTCCACGTTAATCAG ATTTCTTCGTATTATCAATTCATTAGATATAATTGATGTGGCCAAGGCGATGGTAAATGAAATATCACAGCTTGAAGATGCTCGGAAGTTTCATGTTTCTTTATATTCAAAG GGTCACGAAGATCATGTTGGGAGTAGGGAAACAG GCAGCAGCTACTCAAATAGTGCGGCATCAACAGTTGAT GCTGATGATCACCCTTCTTCATCAGATGCCTCCAA GAATGAATTGTTGCGCGCAATGGACTTGAGGCTCGCTGCACTAACAGGGGAATTGGCTGCTGTTTTTGACAAAGCTGTTGGCACCAAATGCTCTTTTGAGGATATCACTAACATAGAAAAGTTCTCTTACTATTTTGGAGCTGTTGACTTAAG GTACTGTCTGCAGAAGATTGTTGCATTGCAGCAGGAAAACGTAACTGGCGCTTTTCCTGCTAAAGAACCATCTCTGTCTAACAACGATGTCAGGACTGAGAAAATTGGTCCAGAAGGGAGGAATTGTAAGACATCGAGAGCATCACAGTCAGATACAGCTGTGAAGTATAGAGCCTCGCCTGCAAAAGCTGCTCAGCTTGAGAGGCAAATCTCATCAGCAAGTGAGGAATCATCTTCGACAAGTGAGGAGGAACAACCAGCGGTGGCAAGGAGTCGGACTCTTATGAGATCTGCATCACCAAGGAGGTCTGCATCTCCAATGCGAAGAGTCCAAATTGGGCGCTCTGGATCACGAAGATCCACTGCTTTAACAATAAAGAGTCTGAATTTCTTTCCTGCCAGGGAAAGGTCATTCTCTCATAAAGATGAATCTGCAAGCGATAATGATGATGGGGAAGAATGTGAGAAAACCTCAAAAAAATCTGAGAACAATGTACAAAGAATAAGCGTGCAAGATGCAATTAATCTTTTTGAAAGCAAACAGAGAGGTCAAACAGTAGATTTTCAGAAGACAAAGCCATTATTGAATGTCTCAGTTGCTAATAAAGCGGTATTGAGAAGATGGAGTTCAGGGGTGTGTGAACGTGCTAACCCTGTAAATGTTGCTTCTCGTGATCCAGCAGCTTCCTTAGCTTCCAATAAATTGGAAGATCATGAAATCGAGAGTGCTTCAGAAATGAATCCAGAGTCTCATCCAACTCCAGAAAGCTATGATGCTGAGGCTGCTGACAATGATTGCAAAccaaacttacctcaagaaagaGCATCTAGTCCCGAGGAAAAGAGAAAGGAGTCTCTCCCTAACCAGTATGAAGAAACAAGTGAGAAATTAAATGCCTCAGTTGAATGGACTCGAAAAAAGGAAGCAGAACTAAACCAATTGCTGATGAAAATGATGGAAACCAAGCCTACCAAATATCAGAACCTGGCACCTAGTGATAGCAAACTCCAACGTCTTTCCAACGAGTGTAGAGGTGGTTTCTATGATCATTACAAAGAAAAGAGGGATGAGAAACTTCGTGGTGAAACTACCAGGAAGCAAGGAGAGAAGGAAAAGCAAATTAAAGCACTGCAGCAAAAGCTTGATGAGAGAAAAGCGGAGATGGTCTCAAGAAATGCAAGTAGTGATAATAAAAAATCAAGTATAAAGAGAACACAGAAAGCAGTGAAGAACTTATTTGAATCTGCCAATCCCAGAAGTGGAACTCCTAAACCTGCAGTTGTAAAGAAAGTTCCATTGAAACCATCAACGTTGCCAGCAACCCGCAAGTCATGGTCATCTGCACCTTCACCAAGAGCTGCAGGGATATCACCTGCTATTCCTGCAGGTCCTACACCTACCCGCAGAATATCACAGCCGGTGCCAACCGCTACAAAGGTTGAGATATTACAACGAAAGACCGGGAGAGCAACACAGCATGATACCAAAAAGAGCGTTAAAGGTGTAAGTGAAAAGAAGCTAGAAACTGTGACAAAAACTAGCAAACCTAGAAGATCCAAAGTTCAGCCTGCTTCTGAAGATTCTGCTTTCTCAGTGAAACCTAAGCTCAGCAAGGTAACAAAGAGAAGTAGCGTGGTGCCTCTGGAATCAAAGGAGCCAAAGCCTTTTCTTCGTAAGGGCTCAGGTATTGGATCTGGTCTTAGTCCAGTGAGAAAGGTTAAAGTTTCATCTCAGCCTGAAGAGTGTGTGGCAGACACTGTAGATTTAGTTCAAATGGAAGAGGAAGAGATGGCTTCTGTTTCATTTGATCCTGTTAATCAACTGCAGGATAGGGGTCTTGAAGATTTAGAAGTCCATGAAGATAAAGACTCTGAAACTCAGTCAAAGAACCCCCAGATATGTGAAAACACAGAAAGGTTTGATAAGGTTACTCCAAATGACACAGATGATTTTGGACAGATCGAAGATTCTACAACAAAAACAAAGGTTGAAGGAGAACCAAACATCTCACCTAGTGCCTGGGTGGAAATAGAGGAACATGAGGATCAGTCCATTCCAAGTAATGGTGATTTCTGTAATAATGAATCTCTGGATGATGTTGCACCTGTAAGAGTCTCAAGTCCACGAGTTCGTCATTCTCTTTCTCAAATGCTGCTCGAAGACAACAGTGAAACTGACGTTATTGACTGGGGTAATGCTGAGAATCCTCCAACCATGGTCTATCAGAAGGATGCGCCTAAAGGTTTAAAGCGGCTTCTGAAGTTTACCCGGAAGAGTAAGAACGATGCAAACTCAACTGGTTTTTCAAGCCTCTCTATATTTTCTGAAGGAGAGGATGATTTAGAGGATTCTAAAATTCTCACTAAGAGAAGTTCTGACAACCTACTTAAGAAGGCTACACTTCATGCAAAAAATGTTGGGCGACAGAAGTCGTCATCATCTGAAGTCTACGAGCTATCTG CACCAAATGGTATAGGCAGATTTTCTGCTCAGAAATTGCAAGAAAGCCATATCTCAGTTTCAGTGACTACAACAAAAG CAACAAGATCATTCTTCTCTCTTTCAGCATTCAAGGGGAGCAAacagaatgatgccaaacttcGATGA
- the LOC107817973 gene encoding uncharacterized protein LOC107817973 isoform X1: protein MEGGVDADVLLEYVEFQIFPSRGRYEAHMCYGKKVEAASSGLLEQLVLHSPKIKSLYYKGSDSSFKFKPLGNLSDAKWFTNSTLIRFLRIINSLDIIDVAKAMVNEISQLEDARKFHVSLYSKGHEDHVGSRETAGSSYSNSAASTVDADDHPSSSDASKNELLRAMDLRLAALTGELAAVFDKAVGTKCSFEDITNIEKFSYYFGAVDLRYCLQKIVALQQENVTGAFPAKEPSLSNNDVRTEKIGPEGRNCKTSRASQSDTAVKYRASPAKAAQLERQISSASEESSSTSEEEQPAVARSRTLMRSASPRRSASPMRRVQIGRSGSRRSTALTIKSLNFFPARERSFSHKDESASDNDDGEECEKTSKKSENNVQRISVQDAINLFESKQRGQTVDFQKTKPLLNVSVANKAVLRRWSSGVCERANPVNVASRDPAASLASNKLEDHEIESASEMNPESHPTPESYDAEAADNDCKPNLPQERASSPEEKRKESLPNQYEETSEKLNASVEWTRKKEAELNQLLMKMMETKPTKYQNLAPSDSKLQRLSNECRGGFYDHYKEKRDEKLRGETTRKQGEKEKQIKALQQKLDERKAEMVSRNASSDNKKSSIKRTQKAVKNLFESANPRSGTPKPAVVKKVPLKPSTLPATRKSWSSAPSPRAAGISPAIPAGPTPTRRISQPVPTATKVEILQRKTGRATQHDTKKSVKGVSEKKLETVTKTSKPRRSKVQPASEDSAFSVKPKLSKVTKRSSVVPLESKEPKPFLRKGSGIGSGLSPVRKVKVSSQPEECVADTVDLVQMEEEEMASVSFDPVNQLQDRGLEDLEVHEDKDSETQSKNPQICENTERFDKVTPNDTDDFGQIEDSTTKTKVEGEPNISPSAWVEIEEHEDQSIPSNGDFCNNESLDDVAPVRVSSPRVRHSLSQMLLEDNSETDVIDWGNAENPPTMVYQKDAPKGLKRLLKFTRKSKNDANSTGFSSLSIFSEGEDDLEDSKILTKRSSDNLLKKATLHAKNVGRQKSSSSEVYELSAPNGIGRFSAQKLQESHISVSVTTTKATRSFFSLSAFKGSKQNDAKLR from the exons ATGGAGGGAGGTGTAGATGCTGATGTTTTGCTTGAGTAtgttgaatttcagatttttccaAGCCGGGGCAG GTATGAGGCACATATGTGCTATGGCAAAAAGGTAGAGGCAGCATCCTCTGGGCTTCTGGAGCAATTAGTGCTGCATTCTCCCAAAATCAAATCTTTGTACTACAAAGGATCAGATTCCAGTTTCAAATTTAAACCTCTGGGAAATCTTAGCGATGCTAAATGGTTTACGAATTCCACGTTAATCAG ATTTCTTCGTATTATCAATTCATTAGATATAATTGATGTGGCCAAGGCGATGGTAAATGAAATATCACAGCTTGAAGATGCTCGGAAGTTTCATGTTTCTTTATATTCAAAG GGTCACGAAGATCATGTTGGGAGTAGGGAAACAG cAGGCAGCAGCTACTCAAATAGTGCGGCATCAACAGTTGAT GCTGATGATCACCCTTCTTCATCAGATGCCTCCAA GAATGAATTGTTGCGCGCAATGGACTTGAGGCTCGCTGCACTAACAGGGGAATTGGCTGCTGTTTTTGACAAAGCTGTTGGCACCAAATGCTCTTTTGAGGATATCACTAACATAGAAAAGTTCTCTTACTATTTTGGAGCTGTTGACTTAAG GTACTGTCTGCAGAAGATTGTTGCATTGCAGCAGGAAAACGTAACTGGCGCTTTTCCTGCTAAAGAACCATCTCTGTCTAACAACGATGTCAGGACTGAGAAAATTGGTCCAGAAGGGAGGAATTGTAAGACATCGAGAGCATCACAGTCAGATACAGCTGTGAAGTATAGAGCCTCGCCTGCAAAAGCTGCTCAGCTTGAGAGGCAAATCTCATCAGCAAGTGAGGAATCATCTTCGACAAGTGAGGAGGAACAACCAGCGGTGGCAAGGAGTCGGACTCTTATGAGATCTGCATCACCAAGGAGGTCTGCATCTCCAATGCGAAGAGTCCAAATTGGGCGCTCTGGATCACGAAGATCCACTGCTTTAACAATAAAGAGTCTGAATTTCTTTCCTGCCAGGGAAAGGTCATTCTCTCATAAAGATGAATCTGCAAGCGATAATGATGATGGGGAAGAATGTGAGAAAACCTCAAAAAAATCTGAGAACAATGTACAAAGAATAAGCGTGCAAGATGCAATTAATCTTTTTGAAAGCAAACAGAGAGGTCAAACAGTAGATTTTCAGAAGACAAAGCCATTATTGAATGTCTCAGTTGCTAATAAAGCGGTATTGAGAAGATGGAGTTCAGGGGTGTGTGAACGTGCTAACCCTGTAAATGTTGCTTCTCGTGATCCAGCAGCTTCCTTAGCTTCCAATAAATTGGAAGATCATGAAATCGAGAGTGCTTCAGAAATGAATCCAGAGTCTCATCCAACTCCAGAAAGCTATGATGCTGAGGCTGCTGACAATGATTGCAAAccaaacttacctcaagaaagaGCATCTAGTCCCGAGGAAAAGAGAAAGGAGTCTCTCCCTAACCAGTATGAAGAAACAAGTGAGAAATTAAATGCCTCAGTTGAATGGACTCGAAAAAAGGAAGCAGAACTAAACCAATTGCTGATGAAAATGATGGAAACCAAGCCTACCAAATATCAGAACCTGGCACCTAGTGATAGCAAACTCCAACGTCTTTCCAACGAGTGTAGAGGTGGTTTCTATGATCATTACAAAGAAAAGAGGGATGAGAAACTTCGTGGTGAAACTACCAGGAAGCAAGGAGAGAAGGAAAAGCAAATTAAAGCACTGCAGCAAAAGCTTGATGAGAGAAAAGCGGAGATGGTCTCAAGAAATGCAAGTAGTGATAATAAAAAATCAAGTATAAAGAGAACACAGAAAGCAGTGAAGAACTTATTTGAATCTGCCAATCCCAGAAGTGGAACTCCTAAACCTGCAGTTGTAAAGAAAGTTCCATTGAAACCATCAACGTTGCCAGCAACCCGCAAGTCATGGTCATCTGCACCTTCACCAAGAGCTGCAGGGATATCACCTGCTATTCCTGCAGGTCCTACACCTACCCGCAGAATATCACAGCCGGTGCCAACCGCTACAAAGGTTGAGATATTACAACGAAAGACCGGGAGAGCAACACAGCATGATACCAAAAAGAGCGTTAAAGGTGTAAGTGAAAAGAAGCTAGAAACTGTGACAAAAACTAGCAAACCTAGAAGATCCAAAGTTCAGCCTGCTTCTGAAGATTCTGCTTTCTCAGTGAAACCTAAGCTCAGCAAGGTAACAAAGAGAAGTAGCGTGGTGCCTCTGGAATCAAAGGAGCCAAAGCCTTTTCTTCGTAAGGGCTCAGGTATTGGATCTGGTCTTAGTCCAGTGAGAAAGGTTAAAGTTTCATCTCAGCCTGAAGAGTGTGTGGCAGACACTGTAGATTTAGTTCAAATGGAAGAGGAAGAGATGGCTTCTGTTTCATTTGATCCTGTTAATCAACTGCAGGATAGGGGTCTTGAAGATTTAGAAGTCCATGAAGATAAAGACTCTGAAACTCAGTCAAAGAACCCCCAGATATGTGAAAACACAGAAAGGTTTGATAAGGTTACTCCAAATGACACAGATGATTTTGGACAGATCGAAGATTCTACAACAAAAACAAAGGTTGAAGGAGAACCAAACATCTCACCTAGTGCCTGGGTGGAAATAGAGGAACATGAGGATCAGTCCATTCCAAGTAATGGTGATTTCTGTAATAATGAATCTCTGGATGATGTTGCACCTGTAAGAGTCTCAAGTCCACGAGTTCGTCATTCTCTTTCTCAAATGCTGCTCGAAGACAACAGTGAAACTGACGTTATTGACTGGGGTAATGCTGAGAATCCTCCAACCATGGTCTATCAGAAGGATGCGCCTAAAGGTTTAAAGCGGCTTCTGAAGTTTACCCGGAAGAGTAAGAACGATGCAAACTCAACTGGTTTTTCAAGCCTCTCTATATTTTCTGAAGGAGAGGATGATTTAGAGGATTCTAAAATTCTCACTAAGAGAAGTTCTGACAACCTACTTAAGAAGGCTACACTTCATGCAAAAAATGTTGGGCGACAGAAGTCGTCATCATCTGAAGTCTACGAGCTATCTG CACCAAATGGTATAGGCAGATTTTCTGCTCAGAAATTGCAAGAAAGCCATATCTCAGTTTCAGTGACTACAACAAAAG CAACAAGATCATTCTTCTCTCTTTCAGCATTCAAGGGGAGCAAacagaatgatgccaaacttcGATGA
- the LOC107817973 gene encoding uncharacterized protein LOC107817973 isoform X3, translating into MDLRLAALTGELAAVFDKAVGTKCSFEDITNIEKFSYYFGAVDLRYCLQKIVALQQENVTGAFPAKEPSLSNNDVRTEKIGPEGRNCKTSRASQSDTAVKYRASPAKAAQLERQISSASEESSSTSEEEQPAVARSRTLMRSASPRRSASPMRRVQIGRSGSRRSTALTIKSLNFFPARERSFSHKDESASDNDDGEECEKTSKKSENNVQRISVQDAINLFESKQRGQTVDFQKTKPLLNVSVANKAVLRRWSSGVCERANPVNVASRDPAASLASNKLEDHEIESASEMNPESHPTPESYDAEAADNDCKPNLPQERASSPEEKRKESLPNQYEETSEKLNASVEWTRKKEAELNQLLMKMMETKPTKYQNLAPSDSKLQRLSNECRGGFYDHYKEKRDEKLRGETTRKQGEKEKQIKALQQKLDERKAEMVSRNASSDNKKSSIKRTQKAVKNLFESANPRSGTPKPAVVKKVPLKPSTLPATRKSWSSAPSPRAAGISPAIPAGPTPTRRISQPVPTATKVEILQRKTGRATQHDTKKSVKGVSEKKLETVTKTSKPRRSKVQPASEDSAFSVKPKLSKVTKRSSVVPLESKEPKPFLRKGSGIGSGLSPVRKVKVSSQPEECVADTVDLVQMEEEEMASVSFDPVNQLQDRGLEDLEVHEDKDSETQSKNPQICENTERFDKVTPNDTDDFGQIEDSTTKTKVEGEPNISPSAWVEIEEHEDQSIPSNGDFCNNESLDDVAPVRVSSPRVRHSLSQMLLEDNSETDVIDWGNAENPPTMVYQKDAPKGLKRLLKFTRKSKNDANSTGFSSLSIFSEGEDDLEDSKILTKRSSDNLLKKATLHAKNVGRQKSSSSEVYELSAPNGIGRFSAQKLQESHISVSVTTTKATRSFFSLSAFKGSKQNDAKLR; encoded by the exons ATGGACTTGAGGCTCGCTGCACTAACAGGGGAATTGGCTGCTGTTTTTGACAAAGCTGTTGGCACCAAATGCTCTTTTGAGGATATCACTAACATAGAAAAGTTCTCTTACTATTTTGGAGCTGTTGACTTAAG GTACTGTCTGCAGAAGATTGTTGCATTGCAGCAGGAAAACGTAACTGGCGCTTTTCCTGCTAAAGAACCATCTCTGTCTAACAACGATGTCAGGACTGAGAAAATTGGTCCAGAAGGGAGGAATTGTAAGACATCGAGAGCATCACAGTCAGATACAGCTGTGAAGTATAGAGCCTCGCCTGCAAAAGCTGCTCAGCTTGAGAGGCAAATCTCATCAGCAAGTGAGGAATCATCTTCGACAAGTGAGGAGGAACAACCAGCGGTGGCAAGGAGTCGGACTCTTATGAGATCTGCATCACCAAGGAGGTCTGCATCTCCAATGCGAAGAGTCCAAATTGGGCGCTCTGGATCACGAAGATCCACTGCTTTAACAATAAAGAGTCTGAATTTCTTTCCTGCCAGGGAAAGGTCATTCTCTCATAAAGATGAATCTGCAAGCGATAATGATGATGGGGAAGAATGTGAGAAAACCTCAAAAAAATCTGAGAACAATGTACAAAGAATAAGCGTGCAAGATGCAATTAATCTTTTTGAAAGCAAACAGAGAGGTCAAACAGTAGATTTTCAGAAGACAAAGCCATTATTGAATGTCTCAGTTGCTAATAAAGCGGTATTGAGAAGATGGAGTTCAGGGGTGTGTGAACGTGCTAACCCTGTAAATGTTGCTTCTCGTGATCCAGCAGCTTCCTTAGCTTCCAATAAATTGGAAGATCATGAAATCGAGAGTGCTTCAGAAATGAATCCAGAGTCTCATCCAACTCCAGAAAGCTATGATGCTGAGGCTGCTGACAATGATTGCAAAccaaacttacctcaagaaagaGCATCTAGTCCCGAGGAAAAGAGAAAGGAGTCTCTCCCTAACCAGTATGAAGAAACAAGTGAGAAATTAAATGCCTCAGTTGAATGGACTCGAAAAAAGGAAGCAGAACTAAACCAATTGCTGATGAAAATGATGGAAACCAAGCCTACCAAATATCAGAACCTGGCACCTAGTGATAGCAAACTCCAACGTCTTTCCAACGAGTGTAGAGGTGGTTTCTATGATCATTACAAAGAAAAGAGGGATGAGAAACTTCGTGGTGAAACTACCAGGAAGCAAGGAGAGAAGGAAAAGCAAATTAAAGCACTGCAGCAAAAGCTTGATGAGAGAAAAGCGGAGATGGTCTCAAGAAATGCAAGTAGTGATAATAAAAAATCAAGTATAAAGAGAACACAGAAAGCAGTGAAGAACTTATTTGAATCTGCCAATCCCAGAAGTGGAACTCCTAAACCTGCAGTTGTAAAGAAAGTTCCATTGAAACCATCAACGTTGCCAGCAACCCGCAAGTCATGGTCATCTGCACCTTCACCAAGAGCTGCAGGGATATCACCTGCTATTCCTGCAGGTCCTACACCTACCCGCAGAATATCACAGCCGGTGCCAACCGCTACAAAGGTTGAGATATTACAACGAAAGACCGGGAGAGCAACACAGCATGATACCAAAAAGAGCGTTAAAGGTGTAAGTGAAAAGAAGCTAGAAACTGTGACAAAAACTAGCAAACCTAGAAGATCCAAAGTTCAGCCTGCTTCTGAAGATTCTGCTTTCTCAGTGAAACCTAAGCTCAGCAAGGTAACAAAGAGAAGTAGCGTGGTGCCTCTGGAATCAAAGGAGCCAAAGCCTTTTCTTCGTAAGGGCTCAGGTATTGGATCTGGTCTTAGTCCAGTGAGAAAGGTTAAAGTTTCATCTCAGCCTGAAGAGTGTGTGGCAGACACTGTAGATTTAGTTCAAATGGAAGAGGAAGAGATGGCTTCTGTTTCATTTGATCCTGTTAATCAACTGCAGGATAGGGGTCTTGAAGATTTAGAAGTCCATGAAGATAAAGACTCTGAAACTCAGTCAAAGAACCCCCAGATATGTGAAAACACAGAAAGGTTTGATAAGGTTACTCCAAATGACACAGATGATTTTGGACAGATCGAAGATTCTACAACAAAAACAAAGGTTGAAGGAGAACCAAACATCTCACCTAGTGCCTGGGTGGAAATAGAGGAACATGAGGATCAGTCCATTCCAAGTAATGGTGATTTCTGTAATAATGAATCTCTGGATGATGTTGCACCTGTAAGAGTCTCAAGTCCACGAGTTCGTCATTCTCTTTCTCAAATGCTGCTCGAAGACAACAGTGAAACTGACGTTATTGACTGGGGTAATGCTGAGAATCCTCCAACCATGGTCTATCAGAAGGATGCGCCTAAAGGTTTAAAGCGGCTTCTGAAGTTTACCCGGAAGAGTAAGAACGATGCAAACTCAACTGGTTTTTCAAGCCTCTCTATATTTTCTGAAGGAGAGGATGATTTAGAGGATTCTAAAATTCTCACTAAGAGAAGTTCTGACAACCTACTTAAGAAGGCTACACTTCATGCAAAAAATGTTGGGCGACAGAAGTCGTCATCATCTGAAGTCTACGAGCTATCTG CACCAAATGGTATAGGCAGATTTTCTGCTCAGAAATTGCAAGAAAGCCATATCTCAGTTTCAGTGACTACAACAAAAG CAACAAGATCATTCTTCTCTCTTTCAGCATTCAAGGGGAGCAAacagaatgatgccaaacttcGATGA